A window of Thiocapsa bogorovii genomic DNA:
CAACTGGCCGGAAGCGGACGATATGATCGGGTGGATACGGCGCTACGGTGTTTGCGCACGCTTGAAACCAATCGATCTGAATCGCGGCACCCTCATCGATGCGGTGACCGAGATCCTCATGAAACCGCAAGCACCTCCACGGGCGCCCACCGGCGCGGCCGAGGCGGCCGAGGAGATCATCGCACTATTGGGGCAGAGCCACCCGTCATCGCGTTGATGTGGTCGAAGAGATATTCAGCAAAGGGAATCGAGCAGGTAAAGGCCGGCGATACGGCATTGAGCACATGGAACGAGCGATCATCACCCTCGAAGCGGAAGTCCATCTCAAGCTTTCGTTGGCGCTTGTCAAAGAGTTGAGCACGGATCCCCGGAGCGCCCCAAGTCCGGTAATGTTTCGGATCGACCCCGCTCACCAGGTCGCCGGCAAGTCGCACCATGCGTCCTTTGAAGTATTTTGCCAGCTCCTCGATTGCCAGGCCCCGAAAGCCGAAGTCGTCACGGACGAGTAAACCCGCCTCTTGCAGCAGAACCTCTCCGAGCTCGCGCAGATTGAAATTCTCGAGCCCGCGATAGTGCTCTCGCCAAAAAGCCGGAATAGCCGTCGGGCCGATCTTGATCTTCCCGGATGCCGTCAACGTAAAGTGAACACCCAGGAAAGGATTGCGCAGGTCGGGAACCGGATAAATGTTGGTCCTTAATGCGCCGGCGGGTTCGTTGCTGTAGAGATATAGCCCTTTAAACGGGATAATGGCATAGGCCTGCGCGAATCCGAAATCCTTGGCAACGCGATCCGCATAGAGGCCTGCCGCATTGATAAGGTATCCAACCGACCAGTCGCCGCGCGAGGTCCGAACGCCGCCATCACGAGGACCAAGGTAAGCGGTCGACGGGTAGAGACCGATCTCGCAATTGCGCGCATCCTCGAGCAATGCATCGAGGACGCGTCGCGGGTCGACCGAAGCAGTCGACGGGGAATAGAGGGCGCGTTCGAATGTCTTCGCACGTGGCTCGATCTCTCGGGCATCCTCGGCCGAGATCCCCTGAACATCGACGCCGTTGATCCGGCCGCGCCGCAACAGCTCGTCGAGCGGCCCAAGCTCGTCCGGGCCCTTCGTCACCACGAGCTTCCCGCAGCGATTGATCGGCAGATCCCGCTCGAGACAATATTCGGTCAGGCGCCGATTACCCTCGCGCGTGAAGCGCGCCTTCAAGCTATCCGCACTGTAGTAGAAGCCCGCGTGCAGAACGCCGCTGTTTCGACCGCTGGCGTGCTCTCCGAACGTGTCTTCCTTCTCGATGAGGGCCACAGCGGCATCGGGGAAACGCCGCTTGGCCTCCAATGCCAACGTGACCCCGATGATACCTCCACCGATGACCAGAAAGTCAGCCGTCGCTTGAGTCATACATCCATCTCTCGACCATGAGTTGCGCCCCATTCGTCGGCTTGGCGATTTCGTTCACGATCCTCCCACGATAGTGCTTTACCGCGTGGCGCGGAGCGCCGGGAAAGGCGTAAAACTGCGGAGGCCATGTCAGGAGCACTCTCGCGGCCGTCGGTCTTGCGGCAGTCGGACAGCCGATCTTCGGCCCATCGCCTTGTGAGTGCCCTCGGCACCCTCAGACTGCGCAAACGTCCGAGTCGACGCCCGATTCACGCAAGAGGTTCTTGATCTCGTCGAGATAGACCTTGTTCATGACGATGACCTGATCCGGCCGATAGCGCACGAGAAAATCCGCAGACACGACCTGTTGGCCGGTCCCCGGAACGTACTTTCCACGCTTATAAGGATTGAGGTCGACAATATAATCAATAGCCGCGGACTCTCGAACGATATTCAGGAAGGTCACCCCCTTCGACCCGGCGCCCCAAACCACCGTCTTCGTACCCGCATCTTTCGCATTCCGAAGCTGCGACTGCCATTCGCCAACCTTCGCGCGATAGCTCTCGGCGAACGCATCGACATCCAGGGTCACGGCGGCCAGCTCGCCTGGCTCCGGAAGAAGTCCGCTCTCCCCCGATCGCGCCGGCAAGGCTTCGATCGAAAGGAACTGCCCTTCGAAGGCATCGTCCTGCTCCACGACCCGAAACCCGCTGTCCGCAAACACCCGACGCAACGAACCCGGCGTGAAATAGGAGCAGTGCTCGTAGATCAGATCCCAAATCCCGAGATCACGCAGCGTGAAGAGCGCATTCGGAACCTCGAAATACACCAGCGTATCGGGGCGGCGATCCAGGGTCTTACGCAATCCCTCGAGAAAAGCCCTCGGATACTGAATATGCTCCAGGACATGTCTGCAGACCACGAGATCCGCCGGCCGATCGGCGAATTCCTCCGAATAATAGTCCTGCACGAAGGTGAGACCCGGATGGACCGCAGCGCCTTCACGTTCCGATTCGAAGCTCTTGTCGAAGCCCGTACCGCGATTCTCGCCCGCAGCACAGATCATCGCCAGGAAATCCCCCTTGCCGCAGCCGAGCTCGATGACATCCTTTCCGCGGATGTCGTAACGTTCGACCAGGCGATTCGCCAAAGCTGTCGCGTACGCATTGAACTTCGGCGAGAAATGGAGCGAGTTCTCGTAGCCCTCCGAATAGTCCATCAAGCCCGGATCGAAGACACGGTTGAAGACGTGCCCGCATTCCCGGCAAAACGCGAGATCGATGTCTCCGCGCGGAGCTTCGCGTGCCTCGTCGACGCTCGGCCAGAGCACGTTGCAATAGGTCGGCATCGCCTCGATCCGAACGCAGCCCGTTAGAGCCGACGAACCGCAAACCGGACATTCCGTCAACGCGACTTCTGCTTGGGCACGCTCGTTCATTCAATGACCTCTCGGGCTGAACAGGGCCTCGGAACCCTATACGGCGACGACATGCGGTGCGAGCCCAAGCGCGTTCAGGTCGCGGGTAATCTCGTCTTGATAGATCGCGTTCATGATTACCACGACGTCGGGCCGGTAGTTCTGAAGAAATGCGGGCGCGACGATCTCCTGTCCGGTGCCGGACATGAAGTAGCTCTGGCGGTAGGGATTGATGTCGACCACATACTCGATTTGCCCATCGGTATCGATCGATCTCAAGAAGGAAACACCCTTGGAGCCCGACCCCCAGAGCACCGTCTTCAACCCCTTTGCGCGCCATTCCGCGAAGCGATCTCGCCACATCTGCAATTTCGCATCGCAGCGCTGCGGGAACGACGCGACATAATCCTTGAGAAGATCCAGATCATCCTCTCGCGGCAACGGCGCGGTGACGTCTCCGGTCGCGGGTCGCGCTTCTATGGTCAGGTATTGATCCCCGTACTCGGTATCGACATCGAGCACGTCGAATCCATTCTGCCTGAAGAGGCGGGCGAGAGAGCCGGGGCTGAAGTAGGAGCAATGTTCGTAGTAGATGTCTTCGAACGCACAATCGCGCAGGATCCGGATGACCTCCGGGATCTGGAAAAACACGATCGTATCGGACCTGTCGCCGATCGCGCGCCGCACGGTCGCCATAAAGTCATGCGTCCGTGGGATGTGCTCGAGCGTCATCTTGCAGCAGACGAAATCAGCCTGATGCTCGGCGTACTTCTCCGAGTAGAAATCCTTGATGAAGGTCACCTGCCCCTCTTGGATCGGGATCTCTCGGTCCTCCCGATACCCCGGGTCGAATCCGATCCCGCGATTTCCCCCGAGTTGGCTCAGCAGCGCGATAAACTCGCCTTTGCCGCACCCGATCTCGAGCACTTCCTTGCCCCGCAGATCGTACTTCTCGATGAGCCGCTCCGCTAAGGCACGATGGAAGGCGTTGAAGGTTCCGGAGAACCCTTGCGTCTCCTCGTAGCGACCGGAATATTCAGTCAGCCTCGGATCGAAGGCGACATTGGAGATAAAGCCGCACTCCGGACAAAATCCGAGTCGGATATCCCCGCGCGGATACTCGGTCGCCTCTTCTCTGGAGCCGAGCAAGATACAACTGTTCGACGGAACGGCGTCGACCTCGTAGAAGATCTCCATCGCCCCGACGTGACAGCTCGGGCATTGGTGTGTCTGTTTCATACGCTACAGCACCTTAGGCTCGGGAATCGGAACGATGAACCGACCGCCGCGCTCCCGATATGCGGCCTGCTGCTCCAGGATCTCGTCGGCGAAATTCCACGGCAGGATCAACACATCGTCGGGCATGGACTCCAACAAACGCTCCGGGGCGTAGATCGGCAGGTGTTGCCCAGGCATGTACCGCCCTTGCTTATGAATGTTTCGATCGACGACGAAATCCACCAGATCCGGGCCGATCCCGACATAGTTGATCAATGTGCTGCCTTTTGCCGCAGCCCCGTAAGCCGCGATGCGATGGCCTTGCGCCTTGAGGTCGCGCAGCAATCGGGACAAGGCATCCTTGACGTGCTCGACGCGCTTGGAGAAATCCCGGTAATAATCGAGCTGATCGACCTTTTCGAGCCGCTCGGTCTCCAGAAGCGACCGCACTGCGGCGCCGACGTCTTCGCGTTTTTCCACGAACAAACGCAACGACCCCCCATGGATCTGCAGCCGCTTGACGTCGTTGAGGTAAAGACCGTGACTGCGGAACAGATGATCGAGAGCAGTCGCCGAGAAATAGCAAAGGTGCTCGTGGTAGATGGTGTCGAACTCGCAGTGATCGATGAGATCCTTGACGTAGGGCACCTCGATCACCGCAACACCGTCATCCTTGAGAAGACGAGCGACGCCCTCGACGAATCCATTGGTGTCGGCGACATGCGCCAAGACGTTGTTGCCGTGAACAACGTCGGCCTGTCGACCCTCGCTCTTTAATTGCTCCGCCAGCTCGAGCGTAAAGAAGGTGTTCAAAGTGGGAACACCGATCTTCTCGGCGGCCTTGGCCGGACCATCGGCGGGGTCAATCCCGAGCACCGAAATTCCGCGCTCGACATAGTTTTTCAGCAGGTAGCCGTCATTGCTCGCAAGCTCGATCACGAAGGATGAGCCATCAAGCCCCCTCCGAGCGATGATGTCGTCGACATTCTCTTTGGAATGGCGCAGAAGCGCGGGCGAGAACGACGAGAAGTAGGGGTAATCCTCGCAGAACAGCTCCTCCGGTGGCACGGTCTCCAGGATCTGAACCAAGGTGCAGCTCGGGCAAAACGCAACCTCGAGCGGATAGGTTGGCTCATGCTGAGACAACTGGGCCTCGGTGAGCAATCGGTCCGCGAGCGGCGTAACCCCCAGATCGAGAAATGACTGCAGGCCGCGACTCCCGCAGGCCCTGCAGCACGCTTGGCTTGGCATATCAATCAGCTCCTATTCCCGATGATGAATAGATCACTCTTAGACGTTCGAGCGCAGATCCGCGTCGAGTCGACCTTCGGCGACCAGCTTCTGGATATGTGCAATGCGCTTGAACTCGACTTTGGCCATTTCCGGGCCCCGGCGGAAGCGCCGCGAGGCGCCGGGAGCGACGGTGACAGACCCGATTGATGTGGCGGCAGAGGGCCGCGGACGGTATCGTCCGATGTCGACCAAAACCTCGGACCTGCCTGCGGATGTTCCCTCTGCCTGCCGCGATTGTATCTGTTCTGCAGCCCTTTGCCTGCCTGTTCACCGCGCCGACCCTGGCGCATCTGCACGTCTTGCTGACGGGAACGCTGCTGGCGCAAGGGCCGCGCACGGTGACGGCGGCGCTGCGGGCGATGGGGCTGAGCGCGGAGCGGCGCTTCGAGCGTTACCACCGGGTGCTGAATCGGGCACGCTGGTCGTCGCGCCAAGGGGCGCGGATTCTGCTGGGGCTGTTGCTCGGGATGTTGCCGGCGCAGGTGCCGATCGTGGTGGCGGTCGACGAGACACTGGAACGGCGCAAGGGCGCGCGCATTCGAGCGAAGGGGATGTATCGCGATGCGGTGCGCTCCTCGCGCAGCAAGGTGGTGACCTGTTTGGGGCTGGAGTGGATCTGTATGGCGTTGTTGGTGCCCGTGCCGTGGAGCACGCGGCCTTGGGCGCTGCCCTTTCTCACCCGCTTGGCGCCGTCGAAACGGGCCGACGAGGCGGCCGCGCGGCACCATCGCACGGTCGTGGAGCTCACCATCGGGATGGTCTGGCTGGTCTCGCGCTGGCTGCAGCAACGCCGCTGGATCCTGCTCGGCGACGGCAGCTACTCCTGCATTCAGCTGGGGTGGGAAGTGCTGGCCGCGCAAGCGACCCTGGTCACGCGCCTGCGCCTGGACGCACGCCTGTTCGCCTGTCCCGAGCCGGTGCCCGCCGGGCGGCGCGGCCCCAAGCCGAAGAAAGGCGGCGTACTGGCCAAGCTCGCCACACGCGAAGAAGCGGCGCGCACCCGAGGCGAGGAGGTCGCGATTCAATGGTACGGACAGCCCAAAACGCTGCGCCTGCTCAGCGAGGTGTGTCTGTGGCACACCGCGGGATGGCCGCCGTTGCCGATTCGCTGGGTGCTCGTGGTCGATCCCGAAGGCCGGCTGCCGACGCAAGCCTTCTTTACCACCGACCTGAACATGGCGCCGGCCCGCGTCGTGGAGCTGTTTGTTCAGCGCTGGTCGCTCGAGGTCACCTTCGAGGAAGTCCGTCGCCACCTCGGCGTCGAGACCCAGCGCCAGTGGAACGATCTGGCGATCGCACGCACCACGCCGATGCTGATGGCGCTGTTCTCGCTCGTCTGTCTCATGGTCTACCGGTGGCGCGAGCGCTGGGACGCCCTGCCGCGCTCCACGGCCTGGTATCTGAAGTCCCACGCCACCTTCTCCGATTGCCTGGCCCTGGTGCGGCGCACCATCTGGGCCGAGGAGAATTACGCCTACTCACGGTCCGAGGGGGAGATGGTCCTAATTCCGTCCAAGCGACTCGATCGCCTGCTGGAACAGCTCGCGGCGACCGCCTAGATTGGCCAAAGTCGAGTTGAAGCGCTCGCCTTCGAAATCATCCAATGCCAAACCGACCTGCTTGTAGGCCTGATAGAGCTCCTCGACGCCTCGCCGCGCCGTCCACTGTGGCTTGAACTCATGCAAGGTTCTGGCGATGTGGTTGCAGTCGACCCGATAACAGCGTAAATCCGGCCCGGCATCCGGGGCAAAACCGATCTCGCAGTTCGGCACGACGTCGTGGACGATCTCGGCAATCTCGCGAATCTGATAATTCTCGGTGGTCGTGCCCACGTTGAAGGCGTGATCGTGGATAAGGTCGCGGGGCGCTTGAAGGGCGGCGATGTAAGACAGGGCGATATCCTCGACATGGACGATCGGGCGCCACGGTGAGCCGTCGCTCTTCAAATAGACGCTCCCGGTCGTAAAGGCCCAAGCGGTCAGATTGTTGGTGACCAAGTCAAAGCGGATCCGAGGCGAAAGACCGTAGGCTGTCGATGCCCTGAGATAGGTCGGCGAGAAGTTGTCGTCCGCGAGCTCATGCAAGGCTTCCTCGACGCGCACCTTGGACACGCCATAGGGCGTGACCGGATTGAAAGCCGCATCCTCGGTCAGAAAATTATCGCCGGAGGCCCCGTAGTTGCTGCATGAAGACGCAAACAGGAAGCGAGCCACACCCGCATCCTTGGCAAGCCGCGCAACCTTCACGGACGCCTTGTAGTTGATGTCCTCGGTGAGATGCGGTCGATAATCGCCCATCGGGTCGTTTGACAACCCGGCAAGATGGATCACGGCCTCGAAGCCGCGAAGGTCCGCCGCCTCGACATCTCGGACATCCTTGCGAATGTTTTGGACGTCGGCCAGCTCGCCCGTAAAGGTACAGTCCTCGAACCAATCGGCGTCGAGTCCCACGACGTCATGCCCGCGTTTCAGCAGCATCGGGACCAGAATTGTCCCTATGTAACCCAAATGTCCGGTCACCAATACTCTCATCGTCTCGCTCCAAGGTCTCGGGGCAAAAAGGAGGCCTGCGCGAAGGTCGCGGGTCTCCTGCATGGTTCGTCGGCACGAACCAGCAAGGTACGTGCCCGGAATAGATGTCGCAAAAGGGATTCGCCTCGGTTCTGAACCCGATTGCGGCCGTGATTGAGTGTCTCGGCGAAAGCCATGTCAGCACCTCGCATCCGCTGCTCGGGCGTTGTCTAAGCAATTACCGTACACAAATTCCTGATCAACGTCGATCAGGGAGCCCCGCTCATGGATTCGACCCAGTCGGCATGCGGCGCAAGGTGTCTGGAGAAGCCTGACATTGCGGGAACCGGGTTACGAGCGCGCCAGTGATCCGGGTAGACGCCGTATGGGGATGTTCGATACGGGGGGCCGAGCAAGAACGCGCGCGGCAGCGCGCGCACCCGAGGGTGGAGCCGGCACTCGCTCCGCTCACGTCCAGACGGCAACGACGGTCAGGACCAACGCTTCCAAGGCGGATTGCCGTGCTGCCAAAGCTCCTCAAGGAGGTGCTTCTCCCGCAAGGTATCCATGCACTGCCAGAACGACTCGTGCCGATAGGCCATAAGTTGCCCGTCGGCCGCGAGCCGCTCCATAGGTGCGTGCTCGAACATGACCTCGTCGCCCTCGATGTAATTCATCACACCGGGCTCCAAGACAAAGAAGGCCCCGTTGATCCAGCCCTCGTGGATCTGCGACTTCTCCGTGAAGCTGGTCACGGCATCGCCGTCGAACTCGAGATTGCCGTACCGAGCCGGTGGCCTGACGGCGGTGACGGTGGCGAGCTTTCCGTGGGCGCGATGAAAACGCAGCAGCGCATCCAAATCAACGTCGGACACGCCGTCGCCCCAGGTCAACATAAAGGTTTCGTTGCCGAAGTACGGCTGCAATCGCTTGATGCGACCGCCGGTCATCGTCTTCAGACCCGTTTCGAAGAGGTTCACGGTCCAATCGGGTCGATCCCCGTCGTTCGACGTGGTGACCTGTCCGGTTGCTGTTTCGACGCGCATATCGCCGGACAAGATCCCGAAGTCCTTGAACCAGCGCTTGATGTAGTCGCCCTTGTAGCCGAGGGCGACCGCGAAATCACGATGCCCGTAGCTGTAGTAGTGCATCATGATGTGCCAAAGGATCGGGCGACCGCCGATCTCCACCATCGGCTTCGGACGG
This region includes:
- a CDS encoding NAD(P)/FAD-dependent oxidoreductase, with the translated sequence MTQATADFLVIGGGIIGVTLALEAKRRFPDAAVALIEKEDTFGEHASGRNSGVLHAGFYYSADSLKARFTREGNRRLTEYCLERDLPINRCGKLVVTKGPDELGPLDELLRRGRINGVDVQGISAEDAREIEPRAKTFERALYSPSTASVDPRRVLDALLEDARNCEIGLYPSTAYLGPRDGGVRTSRGDWSVGYLINAAGLYADRVAKDFGFAQAYAIIPFKGLYLYSNEPAGALRTNIYPVPDLRNPFLGVHFTLTASGKIKIGPTAIPAFWREHYRGLENFNLRELGEVLLQEAGLLVRDDFGFRGLAIEELAKYFKGRMVRLAGDLVSGVDPKHYRTWGAPGIRAQLFDKRQRKLEMDFRFEGDDRSFHVLNAVSPAFTCSIPFAEYLFDHINAMTGGSAPIVR
- a CDS encoding class I SAM-dependent methyltransferase; amino-acid sequence: MPTYCNVLWPSVDEAREAPRGDIDLAFCRECGHVFNRVFDPGLMDYSEGYENSLHFSPKFNAYATALANRLVERYDIRGKDVIELGCGKGDFLAMICAAGENRGTGFDKSFESEREGAAVHPGLTFVQDYYSEEFADRPADLVVCRHVLEHIQYPRAFLEGLRKTLDRRPDTLVYFEVPNALFTLRDLGIWDLIYEHCSYFTPGSLRRVFADSGFRVVEQDDAFEGQFLSIEALPARSGESGLLPEPGELAAVTLDVDAFAESYRAKVGEWQSQLRNAKDAGTKTVVWGAGSKGVTFLNIVRESAAIDYIVDLNPYKRGKYVPGTGQQVVSADFLVRYRPDQVIVMNKVYLDEIKNLLRESGVDSDVCAV
- a CDS encoding class I SAM-dependent methyltransferase, with product MKQTHQCPSCHVGAMEIFYEVDAVPSNSCILLGSREEATEYPRGDIRLGFCPECGFISNVAFDPRLTEYSGRYEETQGFSGTFNAFHRALAERLIEKYDLRGKEVLEIGCGKGEFIALLSQLGGNRGIGFDPGYREDREIPIQEGQVTFIKDFYSEKYAEHQADFVCCKMTLEHIPRTHDFMATVRRAIGDRSDTIVFFQIPEVIRILRDCAFEDIYYEHCSYFSPGSLARLFRQNGFDVLDVDTEYGDQYLTIEARPATGDVTAPLPREDDLDLLKDYVASFPQRCDAKLQMWRDRFAEWRAKGLKTVLWGSGSKGVSFLRSIDTDGQIEYVVDINPYRQSYFMSGTGQEIVAPAFLQNYRPDVVVIMNAIYQDEITRDLNALGLAPHVVAV
- a CDS encoding class I SAM-dependent methyltransferase encodes the protein MPSQACCRACGSRGLQSFLDLGVTPLADRLLTEAQLSQHEPTYPLEVAFCPSCTLVQILETVPPEELFCEDYPYFSSFSPALLRHSKENVDDIIARRGLDGSSFVIELASNDGYLLKNYVERGISVLGIDPADGPAKAAEKIGVPTLNTFFTLELAEQLKSEGRQADVVHGNNVLAHVADTNGFVEGVARLLKDDGVAVIEVPYVKDLIDHCEFDTIYHEHLCYFSATALDHLFRSHGLYLNDVKRLQIHGGSLRLFVEKREDVGAAVRSLLETERLEKVDQLDYYRDFSKRVEHVKDALSRLLRDLKAQGHRIAAYGAAAKGSTLINYVGIGPDLVDFVVDRNIHKQGRYMPGQHLPIYAPERLLESMPDDVLILPWNFADEILEQQAAYRERGGRFIVPIPEPKVL
- a CDS encoding IS701 family transposase is translated as MFPLPAAIVSVLQPFACLFTAPTLAHLHVLLTGTLLAQGPRTVTAALRAMGLSAERRFERYHRVLNRARWSSRQGARILLGLLLGMLPAQVPIVVAVDETLERRKGARIRAKGMYRDAVRSSRSKVVTCLGLEWICMALLVPVPWSTRPWALPFLTRLAPSKRADEAAARHHRTVVELTIGMVWLVSRWLQQRRWILLGDGSYSCIQLGWEVLAAQATLVTRLRLDARLFACPEPVPAGRRGPKPKKGGVLAKLATREEAARTRGEEVAIQWYGQPKTLRLLSEVCLWHTAGWPPLPIRWVLVVDPEGRLPTQAFFTTDLNMAPARVVELFVQRWSLEVTFEEVRRHLGVETQRQWNDLAIARTTPMLMALFSLVCLMVYRWRERWDALPRSTAWYLKSHATFSDCLALVRRTIWAEENYAYSRSEGEMVLIPSKRLDRLLEQLAATA
- a CDS encoding NAD(P)-dependent oxidoreductase, which encodes MQETRDLRAGLLFAPRPWSETMRVLVTGHLGYIGTILVPMLLKRGHDVVGLDADWFEDCTFTGELADVQNIRKDVRDVEAADLRGFEAVIHLAGLSNDPMGDYRPHLTEDINYKASVKVARLAKDAGVARFLFASSCSNYGASGDNFLTEDAAFNPVTPYGVSKVRVEEALHELADDNFSPTYLRASTAYGLSPRIRFDLVTNNLTAWAFTTGSVYLKSDGSPWRPIVHVEDIALSYIAALQAPRDLIHDHAFNVGTTTENYQIREIAEIVHDVVPNCEIGFAPDAGPDLRCYRVDCNHIARTLHEFKPQWTARRGVEELYQAYKQVGLALDDFEGERFNSTLANLGGRRELFQQAIESLGRN
- the rfbF gene encoding glucose-1-phosphate cytidylyltransferase, with translation MKVGILAGGLGTRLAEETEIRPKPMVEIGGRPILWHIMMHYYSYGHRDFAVALGYKGDYIKRWFKDFGILSGDMRVETATGQVTTSNDGDRPDWTVNLFETGLKTMTGGRIKRLQPYFGNETFMLTWGDGVSDVDLDALLRFHRAHGKLATVTAVRPPARYGNLEFDGDAVTSFTEKSQIHEGWINGAFFVLEPGVMNYIEGDEVMFEHAPMERLAADGQLMAYRHESFWQCMDTLREKHLLEELWQHGNPPWKRWS